Genomic segment of Leuconostoc mesenteroides subsp. mesenteroides:
CCTTGAATCTCCGTTGCCCCATGTGCAATGCCTGCCAAAGCATTAGCTGTTGCCATTCCCAAATCATTATGTGTATGTGTTGACCAACCAACTGTGTCAAAACCAACAATATTTTGACGCAAGTTTTCAAAAACCTCACCGTATTCTTCTGGTGTGTCATAACCAACTGTGTCTGGTATGTTAATCATTGTTGCCCCAGCGTCAATAGCTGCTTGCACACTAGCTACCAGAAAGTCGGGCTCGGTTCTTGTCGCATCTTCCGGCGAGAACACAATATCTTGCATATGTTGCTTAGTAAACATAACGTCTGCTTTAATTTTGTCTAAAATTTCTGCCTTGGTCATGTGTAATTTAAACTCACGATGAATTGGTGAAGTTGCGATGAACACGTGAATCATTGGATGCTTTGCATTCTTAGTAGCTTCAATAACTGCATTAATGTCACTTCTAATCATCCGTGCCAAACCAACAACTTTTGCGTTATCTACAACCTCGGCAATTTTTTTTACTTCTTCAAAATCTTTGTGAGATGCTGCAGGAAATCCTGCTTCAATCGCTGATACACCATAATCATCCAATCCTTTTGCTATTTCAATTTTTTCCGCAATTGAAAAATTGACGCCAATTGTCTGTTCACCATCACGTAATGTTGTATCAAAAAATGAAATAATTTTATCCATGCTGCCCTCCATTATTAATCAAAAAATCCTAAACCAATTCGTCTATCGAATTAGTTTAGGATTTCTAAATCACTTTTTTAACTATTCGTTAGACAAATTAGCCCAACGACACCAACAAAAAGCTCAGCTCGTTAGGTATACACTTAACAAGTTGAGAAGAAGCACTTCATGATTATTCATATGTTGAATTGCTGTACTTGACATGAGTTACTTTCCTTTTAGTTTATACATTCATAATACGGCGACCATATCAGTGGGTCAATGAAAAAATGATATTATTCCAATTTTATATAATTCATTCTTAATAAAGTCCTAATGATATTCGTGCATAGCGACTCATTTTTTCAATATTCCAAGCCGGTTCCCACACTAATTGAATATCAACGTCTTTAA
This window contains:
- a CDS encoding 2-isopropylmalate synthase is translated as MDKIISFFDTTLRDGEQTIGVNFSIAEKIEIAKGLDDYGVSAIEAGFPAASHKDFEEVKKIAEVVDNAKVVGLARMIRSDINAVIEATKNAKHPMIHVFIATSPIHREFKLHMTKAEILDKIKADVMFTKQHMQDIVFSPEDATRTEPDFLVASVQAAIDAGATMINIPDTVGYDTPEEYGEVFENLRQNIVGFDTVGWSTHTHNDLGMATANALAGIAHGATEIQGTINGIGERAGNVDMIEAAAAIHVRHEKFDAETAIVLDQSKAISDIVARATRVPVAGNKPIMGRNAFAHESGIHQDGYLKNPETYEILKPEMVGATATLPLGKLSGSHAVMSKLNSLGYAVTRDDMKVIFPIFKSVAEESDLITDNQLKVIMQVVEEKEMVSD